From Pseudorca crassidens isolate mPseCra1 chromosome 15, mPseCra1.hap1, whole genome shotgun sequence, one genomic window encodes:
- the STMN3 gene encoding stathmin-3 isoform X1, producing the protein MASTVSAYKKMKELSVLSLLCSCFYSQPQPNTVYQYGDMEVKQLDKRASGQSFEVILKSPSDLSPESPMLSSPPKRKDTSLEELQKRLEAAEGRRKTQEAQVLKQLAERREHEREVLHKALEDNNNFSRLAEEKLNYKMELSKEIREAHLAALRERLREKELHAAEVRRNREQREETSG; encoded by the exons ATGGCCAGCACCGTGTCCG CCTACAAGAAGATGAAGGAGCTGTCGGtgctgtcactcctctgctcctgCTTCTACTCACAGCCGCAACCCAACACCGTCTACCAGTATGGGG ACATGGAGGTGAAGCAGCTGGACAAGAGGGCCTCCGGCCAGAGCTTTGAGGTCATCCTCAAATCCCCTTCCGACCTTTCCCCGGAGAGTCCCATGCTCTCTTCCCCCCCCAAGAGGAAGGACACCTCCCTGGAGGAGCTGCAGAAGCGGCTGGAGGCAGCTGAGGGGCGGAGGAAG ACGCAGGAGGCGCAGGTGCTGAAGCAGCTGGCGGAGCGGCGCGAGCACGAGCGCGAGGTGCTGCACAAGGCGCTGGAGGACAACAACAACTTCAGCCGCCTGGCCGAGGAGAAGCTCAACTACAAGATGGAGCTCAGCAAGGAGATCCGCGAGGCGCACCTGGCCGCACTGCGTGAGCGGCTGCGCGAGAAG GAGCTGCACGCTGCCGAAGTGCGCAGGAACAGGGAGCAGCGAGAGGAGACGTCCGGCTAA
- the STMN3 gene encoding stathmin-3 isoform X2 has translation MSGQCVSAYKKMKELSVLSLLCSCFYSQPQPNTVYQYGDMEVKQLDKRASGQSFEVILKSPSDLSPESPMLSSPPKRKDTSLEELQKRLEAAEGRRKTQEAQVLKQLAERREHEREVLHKALEDNNNFSRLAEEKLNYKMELSKEIREAHLAALRERLREKELHAAEVRRNREQREETSG, from the exons ATGAGCGGCCAGTGcgtgtctg CCTACAAGAAGATGAAGGAGCTGTCGGtgctgtcactcctctgctcctgCTTCTACTCACAGCCGCAACCCAACACCGTCTACCAGTATGGGG ACATGGAGGTGAAGCAGCTGGACAAGAGGGCCTCCGGCCAGAGCTTTGAGGTCATCCTCAAATCCCCTTCCGACCTTTCCCCGGAGAGTCCCATGCTCTCTTCCCCCCCCAAGAGGAAGGACACCTCCCTGGAGGAGCTGCAGAAGCGGCTGGAGGCAGCTGAGGGGCGGAGGAAG ACGCAGGAGGCGCAGGTGCTGAAGCAGCTGGCGGAGCGGCGCGAGCACGAGCGCGAGGTGCTGCACAAGGCGCTGGAGGACAACAACAACTTCAGCCGCCTGGCCGAGGAGAAGCTCAACTACAAGATGGAGCTCAGCAAGGAGATCCGCGAGGCGCACCTGGCCGCACTGCGTGAGCGGCTGCGCGAGAAG GAGCTGCACGCTGCCGAAGTGCGCAGGAACAGGGAGCAGCGAGAGGAGACGTCCGGCTAA